The genomic window TGAAAATTTTAGGAATGGAATTGGCCAACCTGAAAGAAGAGCGAAACGAAATCTACGCAAAATGGAAACAGGAAAAAGATATCGTTGACGGAATTCAAGCTGTAAAACACGAAATTGAAGACTTTAAATACGAAGCAGAACGTGCAGAACGTGATGGTGATTACGGAAAAGTAGCAGAAATTCGTTACGGAAAAATAAAAGAAGCGCAGGAACGTCAGGAAACTTTGCAAAAACAATTGCTAGAATTCCAATCTGGAAATTCTTTAATTAAAGAAGAAGTTACCAGAGAAGATATCGCAGAAGTTGTAGCAAAATGGACAGGAATTCCAGTTACTAAAATGCTTCAAACAGAAAGAGAAAAACTATTGCATCTGGAAGACGAATTGCACAAACGTGTAGTAGGTCAGGAAGAAGCGATAGAAGCCGTGAGTGATGCCGTTCGCAGAAGCCGTGCCGGTTTGCAGGATATGAAAAAACCTGTTGGATCATTCTTATTCTTAGGAACAACCGGAGTGGGAAAAACAGAGTTAGCAAAAGCTTTGGCCGAATATCTTTTTGACGATGAAAATGCCATGACTCGTATCGATATGAGTGAATACCAAGAACGTCACAGTGTGAGCCGTTTGGTGGGTGCGCCTCCAGGATATGTGGGTTATGATGAAGGAGGTCAGTTGACGGAAGCGGTTCGTAGAAAACCTTATTCTGTTGTGCTTTTAGACGAGATCGAAAAAGCGCATCCGGATACATTCAATATTTTGTTGCAGGTTCTGGACGAAGGACGTTTGACAGACAATAAAGGTCGTCTAGCCGATTTTAGAAATACGATCATTATTATGACCTCAAATATGGGAAGTAATATTATTCAGGAGAAATTTGAAAACCTGAAAGGAAGCGTCGAAGCAGCAACAGAAGCGGCTAAAAACGAAGTTTTAGGATTGTTAAAGCAAACTGTTCGTCCTGAGTTTATCAACCGTATCGACGAGATTGTTATGTTTACGCCGCTTACAGTAGAGAATATTTCGAGAATTGTAAGTCTGCAGTTAAAAAGCGTTACCAAAATGCTGGCGTTGCAAGGCATTACAATGGATGCAACTCCAGAAGCTATTGCTTACTTGGCCGATAAAGGTTACGATCCGCATTTTGGAGCTCGACCTGTGAAACGTGTAGTTCAAAGAGAAGTGTTGAATCAATTGTCAAAAGAAATTTTGGCAGGAAACATAACAACAGACAGCATCATTTTATTAGATGCTTTCGATGGCAATTTGGTCTTTAGAAACCAGACCGCTAAATAATTATTTTTTTAGTTAATCTTGAAAAAGCATCAGTTTAAAAAGCTGGTGCTTTTTTTTGCTCAAAATTCTGAAACTTTTTATCTAATTCATATAACGATATATTTTTAAAAAAGAATCAATTTTAAATTGATAAAAACCAGCAAATTATTAATTTAAAATTAAAATCATGAACAATATTTTCAGAGGATTATTAGCAGGATATGGAGCTAAGAAGTTAGGTGGAGGCTGTTTCGGAACTATTATAGTTTTTATTATTCTTTGGGTTCTTTTAGGACAATGCAGTTAGATTTTATCTACAGAAAAATATGAATAAAAAGAAAAATTTTCATGTAATATTATTGGGCAGATTAAGTCAAAATGTCTAGATTCGCATCACTAAAAATAAATTTAAAAAATGGGTTCAGGTTTTTTCGCACTATTAGATGATATCGCAGCAATTATGGATGATGTTGCAGTAATGAGTAAAGTTGCTGCAAAGAAAACTGCCGGAATTTTGGGCGACGATTTAGCTGTAAATGCAGAAAAAGCTTCTGGATTTGCATCTTCACGAGAATTGCCGGTTTTGTGGGCAATCAGTAAAGGTTCTTTACTGAATAAAATTATCATTCTTCCAATTGCATTTTTGTTAAGTGCATTTTTTCCAGTTGCCATCATGGTAATTTTAGTTTTAGGCGGATTATTTTTAGCTTATGAAGGAGCAGAAAAAATCTATGAGTTCATTGTTCCTCACAAACATGAAGAATCGGAAGGAATTACTGATGAAGTGCTTACCGAAGAAGAAATTTTAGTAATCGAAAAAGAGAAAGTAAAATCGGCAATCGTTACCGATTTTATCCTTTCTGTAGAAATTGTAATTATCGCTTTGGGAACTGTAATCGGAAAACCATTAACGTCTCAGATTATTACGGTATCAATTATTGCAGTGATTGCTACAGTTGGAGTTTACGGAATCGTAGCGCTTATTGTTCGTATGGATGAAGTAGGTTTTAAAATGATTCAGCACAGCAAAAAAGAAAATAGTATTTTAAAGTTTATCGGAAACATTTTAGTTCAGGCGCTTCCAAAAGTTATTAAAGCGTTGACCGTTATTGGAACCATTGCCTTAATTTTGGTTGCGGGAGGTTTATTCGTTCATAATATTGAATTTTTCCACCATCTTTTACCAAATTTTCCTTCTATTATAAAAGAGTTTGCAATCGGACTTATTATTGGTTTTATTGTTTTAGGAATCGTAAATCTCTTCAAAAAGATATTTCAAAAGAAAACGGCTTAATTCCGCTTTAAAAATATAGTAAAAAAACATCAGTTAACGCTGGTGTTTTTTTGTTTTTAGGAGCAGATCAATTCGTTTTTAAAAGAAAGTTCAGTCCCGCTATCCATTATATTTTTTGTTGTGAACCCCACAACAAAAAGATGCCATTTCTATCGGGGCTATTCCAGAAAGTTTTTATTTTTATAAGAAATAACCGTATTTTTTAAATATTTTTTCATTGATTAAGTTGTTGGTTTTTAGTTGATTAATTGTTAGTCTAATTTTTTTAACATTTCTTCTAAGCAACCTTTGCAATTATGCCATGTCTTCATAGTAATTAACAATTAATTATTATTTTATATGAAAAGTTTTAGATTAAAAACAGCTTTAGTAGTATTATTTTTATCAATTGGATTTGTTTCTTGTAGTAACGACGATGATAAAGTAGAATCGACTGTTAAAACAAAAACAGCATTTGTAACCGAAATTAAAGGTGCAGCAACTGGAAAAGTAAATGAAGAATTAAGTTATGATGTGACTTTTGTTGTTGATAACGCTTGTGGAGAATTTGATAAAATTACCGAGGCAACAATTGGTACAGACAAAGGATTGCAAGTTATAGCAAAATATGCTTCAGATGTTTGTACACAGCAAATACCAGATCCTAAAAAAACAGTTTATAAATTTAAATCTGCTACAAAAGGAACTTTCGAAATTAAATTCAAGAAATCAGAAACAGAATTCTTAACTCAGAAAGTTGTGATCGAATAACAACTTTTTTTGGTTGATATTTTTTAGGTTGAAAAGCCATTTTGCAAAGGCTTAATTTTAAGCTAATGTAAAGTGGTTTTTTTAATTTTGATTAAATTGTAAGAATTTTTAATTCTGAAAAACAATGCTAATTAAATTGATTTGAAATAGATGTGGCTTTTTTTTCTTACATTTGTATTTGAAATCAAAAACAATCATGGAAAAAACAATAATCATAAAGCCAGATGCTAAGACAATTTCTGTTCTTAAAAAAATGGTTGATTTAAAAGAAGAACATCGAAAAGAAGTTAT from Flavobacterium sp. KACC 22763 includes these protein-coding regions:
- a CDS encoding DUF808 domain-containing protein; this encodes MGSGFFALLDDIAAIMDDVAVMSKVAAKKTAGILGDDLAVNAEKASGFASSRELPVLWAISKGSLLNKIIILPIAFLLSAFFPVAIMVILVLGGLFLAYEGAEKIYEFIVPHKHEESEGITDEVLTEEEILVIEKEKVKSAIVTDFILSVEIVIIALGTVIGKPLTSQIITVSIIAVIATVGVYGIVALIVRMDEVGFKMIQHSKKENSILKFIGNILVQALPKVIKALTVIGTIALILVAGGLFVHNIEFFHHLLPNFPSIIKEFAIGLIIGFIVLGIVNLFKKIFQKKTA